The nucleotide sequence CCTCAACACTGCATCACCAACCCCCAGTCCCCCAGCTTTTTTTTGGGGCCTGGACCAACTCCCATTTTACCAGAGGTATACCAGATGTACCATCCTCCTTACACCACATAAAGTTTCCTTGTAATGCAATAATCCTATCCGCCACTGCCTTCGGCATCTTGTACAGACTTAAGTAATATATGGGGAGGCTATTCAACACCGACTTGATAAGTACAAGCTTACCTGCTTTATTTAAAACCTTCGCTTTCCATAAGCTAAGCTTCTGTTCCACCTTATCAATGATTGTTTCCAAGTCCTCACAAGTTTGAACTAAATTATTATTCCCATGAATTAGAAAAATATTACAAATATTCTATTAAATAAATTAAGTTTGTAATTGAAAATTAACCTgattttttcatatatttttccctctttttcacttactttgtttatcatttttttaatgaGGGTTTATTAGTGGAACAAATTAATATGCTTTGTTTATATTTTCTAAATAATCACTAATTAACAATCcaatagaatttaaaaaaaatcttatttgacaaaaaaaaattatattttaccaTAATTGATTAATAGAAACAATAAACATATAATAAATATACTATAACAATGTTTCAAATGAAAAAATAATCAAATTCGTTCTTGAAAAATCGTTCATTCAAATTAGTCTCAtagtaatttttttagttatattagttCTTGAAAGATAAAACGTGACTCAAATTGGTCATTCAGTTAATTAGATAATGACGTATCACGTTAAGTACCACGTGGCATGATGACGTGATAGGTTAATGCCACATGTCATAAGATGATTAGTTGACGTACCAATAACACTTAACACGCTacgtgtcacttgacatataaaaaagttatttataatcaaaatagtccctagACTACGTAAGTCATTtttatctctaaaattttaaaaattaatcaaattaaccTATTTTGATTTTTACATATTAGGCGACACATGAGGCTCAATTTTTTGGAAATGGGGGGCATGTGTGTGCTTTGCTCCGATATGGCTCAAGGGTGAAACAGACATATTTGTGGGACAGATTTTTTGTCAGCGGGGCAGAGGAAAATCGGACCCTGCGTTTTCTTTGAATTTTAAATCTTTAGCAACAAATCGAAGGGTCCGATTTGTTTGGGTAGAGATAAAATTCGCATGCATGAAATCGGACCCAACGATATCACATAGAGGAATTTTGCATGCATATCGTAGGGTCCGAGTTAGGTGATGAAGGTATGAGTTTGGCAACAATGAACACGGACCCTCCGTTTTGTGGAGATTGAGGGAACTCGGATGGTCCGTGTTGGCgtacgaaatttttttttttattattgtttaacCTAGTCGAAGGGTCCGATTTCAGCATAGATGATGATATAAAAGTGTGAGGTGAACTGGTGGGAGCCTTGTGCCGTCTTCTTCCTTCGAGcagcttcttctttcttctctctggTTCAGATCCAAACTTTGGAAGTCTAGTATTTAAAATTAATGCTCTCTTTTTTGTGGTGAGTGAGGAAAAATGAGTGATAGAGTATtacttaaaatatattattttggtcagattttgttacaaacgAGTGAAGGAgttaaatttatttgtgaaaattcgcTAGATATTGTCATTCCTTTTATTATCTCATTTGAAGAGCTGAAAGGTGTAATATGTGAAAAGATTGATTCTGAGAGGGCAAGAAAGATATCGTGTATACTATACAGATATCCCATTCCGGTGTTTGGCGGATTCGTCCAGTATCAAACTAAATATGTGACGGACGAAGCGAGCATGCaggagatgttttcaatgtatattgaaaacCGGTCTCAGATCTCGTTcatcgagttgtatgttgagtttgaacaatcTGAGGTTGACCGAAATATTGTACGGGAAGATTATAACagtgacagtgaagaagagttcgaaagcaaTTATGAATTTGTTGCTCCAAATGGAGAGGAAGATCAAGATGATGGAACCATGGCCCCAGATGTGACAGAAGTGGCAAATGCACTCGCGAATGAAGTTCCGTTTGAGGAGCCCTCCTTCATGCGAGTTTTAGacttggaagccatgcatgttccAGAATTTCCAGAATATATGACTGCAGGTGCGTAAACGTGGTGTTAGTCCTATTTTAGTTAGAGATTGATTGAGTTATGAGGAAGCTAGGTTAGatctatttgttttttttttttacttttatatgCTACaggtattaaatagaaaataataattaaattgtcCATAGTATGCCTTTGTAATAATATTGTGCGCTGGATCTATCCTTGTTACGGTTGAAACACCTCGAACCAGATCGGTTAGGTCCGGTTGATTGGTTTGTCGGTCTAACCAGTTAGACCGGTTCGGTTCATTTTTGTTTGTCGGTCGAACCGGCAAACCCGTTATGGTTTTTCAATATGCTGCTTCTGTTATTTAATTGTCTGGAGTGAGATCATAACATGTTGTTAGGTTTGGAGTTATAGCGTACTGGATTCAGTTAAATTTGATTAACCTTTACAATCGTTTTTTAAATATGTACGTGTTATTGAAATTATTGTTGTGCTTGTTGTCCCAACAGAAATTCCTATTGTGGAAGACGGTGAATTTCGCGTAGGGATGGAGTTCAGTTCAAGAGAAGCTGTTATTAAGGCGGTAAAGGACTATAGCATACGACGAAGCGTAGACTACAGGTTGTTTGAGTCTGAGCCGTTGACATTTTATGCCAAGTGTACACAGTATGGAAAAGGATGTGATTGGCTTATTAGGGTAAGCTTAGGGTTAGCTTGATTAGCAGGAAGTACTGTTGGGTTATAAGGAGGTATAATGGTAGTCACACATGTACAAGAGCCACCATTTCACAGGATCATTTGAAGCTAGATTCTAtcacaattgcagaagcaataaagccacTGGTTGAGGCTGACCCATCGTTAAAGGTAAAATCGGTTATAGCAGAAGTCCAATCGAAGTACAACTACACCGTCAGTTACcggaaagcatggttggctaagcaaaagGCAGTTGAAAAAATATTTGGTGGTTGGGAGGCATCTTATGAAGCGTTGCcaatatggtttgaggccatgtgtcacaaGGAGCCATCAGCTGTTGTCcattttgagactatgcctgCATACCAAGGCGATGAGTTAGTGGGGGATATTCGGGTCATGCATCGTGTATTTTGGAGTTATTACCCTTGTATTAGGGCATTCAGACATTGTAAGCCAATTGTCCAAGTAGATGGGACTCACTTGTACGGAAAGTATAAGGGTTGTTTGCTTGTGGCAGTTTCACAAGATGGCAACAACAATATCGTCCCAATTGCGTTTGCTATTGTGGAGGGAGAGACCTCTGATGCATGGCATTTTTTCCTTAGTAACCTGCGTCAACATGTTGTAACTCGTGATGGTGTGGGTCTAATATCCGACAGGCACGAATCCATAAATGCAGCTGTGGAACGCAGTAACGGAGCGTGGTCACCTCCAAGAGCTTTTCATATGTTTTGCATCCGGCATATAGAGTCAAACTTTTTGAGAAAGTTCAAGGCACCGTACCTCCAAAAATTGGTCGTCAACATCGGTAACCATTTATGAAATTTAAGCAATTTATCAATATATTTTCCTTACGTAAATCCGTTGACCTCCATTCCTTTGCTTTGCGTATGTTGTTATCTACCAGGATATTCTAGGACGGTGCGGGAGTATGAGGTGCGTTACCAGAGGTTAAGGGAACGTGGCGAGGCATACACAAACTGGTTAAACCGCATTCCTCGCGAGCAGTACGCATTGGCCTTTGATGGTGGGTACAGATGGGGTCACATGACAACCAATCTTGTGGAGTGCATAAATTCGGTGttgaagggtgcacgcaatctCCCCATTACTGCTCTTGTCAAGGCAACATTCTACAGGTTAAATGAGTTATTCACCCGAAAAAGAGCGGAGGCGGAAGCAAGGATCAATGCGGGCCATGTATTTTCTGAGGTCGTGACCTTGAAGTTGCATGCAAACCAACTTACATCAGGAAATATTCAGGTTAGTTGCTTTGACCGCCAGAATGAGGTCTTTGAGGTTCGTGAGATGCCAAGCGGACTGGAGTTCGCAGTCGATCTACATGGCCTACGATGTGACTGCGGTGAGTTCCAGGTGGACAGGATCCCCTGCAGCCATGTATTCGCATGTTGTGCCAATCAGCGACTGGATTGGCAACTGTACGTGCATGATGTCTATAAGATGGACCAAGTGCGGCGGGTGTACCGAGCAAGGTTTAGGCCACTAGGTAATCCGGCTACATGGCCTGCTTACAACGGACCTCGGTTCATACCGAATCCGTACCTGAGACGGGTAACAAAAGGTCGCCCAAGGATGACGCGCTTTttgaatgagatggacacgcGGATGTTACGTCGTCCTAGGCGATGTACTCTATGCGGGGCTGAAGGACATAGTCGTAGCAGATGCCGTCAGACAGCTGGTCCATACACCAACAGAGGTGCCCCATAGGGTCCCAGACTTAAGATGAGATTGTATAATATAACCTGAATGAGCAAATGTTTGTAACATGACCTACTATTTGTGACCTTATAATGTATGACAATCTAGTATTATCACATATCTGTGGCCTTATATAATTTGATGGTTAGTACATCATTGCATCAAAATCTGTGTGAGCATATTAAGATTTTATGAAACTTTGTTGCATACTCCACATGAGTAAAACACTAATATCACTACAACATATTCACAATTAAAATACAATATAATATGACCACTAGTGCTATTTATTATTACATAATGTCCAACATAAAGTAATTACTCTAAACATTACAAAGTCCACTAGAAACTATCTGGCGAGGTCATTAGTACATACTTTCCAACATATACgaaataccaaaaaaaatataataaccaACTACTTTCTCATTGCCCACTTTACATCCTTCACAAGGTTCTTGCATTTCTTGGCCGCTTTTTTAAATACAGAAGGAGTGAAACGATTAGCGCTCCGACGTGGGGGATCAATCCGTAGATTGTAACCTTTGATGTTGTCACCCGGACTGAGTGCCTGACCTGTATACAATAAAGGAATAAACAACTAGCTGCGGCATATTACATATCCATAACCAACATATACACAAcaaatcaagaagaaaaagccaacaAGAGAGCCCAATTTTACTAACAATATAAACTCAAATATGGAAAACATAAAGTAAAATATTTAACATAATACCATCGTTACGAGATTCTTCATCCTCATCAAACTCTTCAATATCTTCCTCCTCATCCGTGTCTCCTTCTTGTGTGTTAGTGTCTTCCTGAAGAGGTCCCATGTTAACACGGCTAGGATTTTGACTATTAAGGACATCCCGTCCACCATCGCTCCTACTAGAATCAACAGATACGAACCCTCCAGAAGCAACGGATGATGTATGGCCTGGATACCTGGCATCCAATGAATACCTGCCTGGCATGAAATCAGGTTGATGGCCATACTGTGACTGTGCTGCATCTGCAGCCATGAACCCAAGCAACTGGCTAAAAGAACCTCCTTCGCCTGGATCAAACTGTGACATACCCCAATATTGTTGCTACGCTGGAAATGATGGGGTGAACTGTGTCTGAGGTAGATACTGGGTTGAGGGCTGAGGTTGTTCTTGTTGAGGCGGATTTGGAAGTGATATTTGTGGCTCCTGATCTTTATTGTCCTCATCCATATCCTGACTACCCTCATCTGAATCCTGATTACCCCCTTCCATATCATCATTACCTGCATCCATGTCCTGGTTACCTTCATCATTCTCCTCACCCACAACATTCGACAAGGATAAGCGGTTTCCATATTTTGTACGGTACCAGTTCATGTAATAGTCCaagggatgctgtgaaggcatggGAAGCTGATCAAGAAGGTAGTGATACCTGTTTGTCCAGTGCATCACCCATTTTGAATGACTCGGTGCCGTGGCCCAATTAAGATTCTTAGGACCAGTCAGAACCTCTCCATGCGCCTTAGCTAAATTCTGCTCTGGACTGGGTATGTCCTGAACGAAACCGAACTGTCGCCTGACCCTATCCGTGGCATGCCACTCGATACATTCAAATGACACTAATGGAACTGTAGCGCTCCAGACAACCGATTGCATGTAGATTTCAGCATAAATTATGTTCGGATCCACACGATCCACAGCATAAGCAACCCAGACAAACTGGAAAAATTCGGGATACTCATCATTACAATCcacaattcaaataaaaattaaaatgcatTATGCTTTGGTAGAAAACTTGTTAACCCTAAAACACACCTGTCCTTCCTGAAGTTCATCAAAGGCCTTCCTAAAGTGATCTAGCTTCAAATATCTGAATCGTCGGTCAGTACGCTCCCAGTTACGCCACCTAAAATGATATTCTCAATTAGCTCAACTGAATCTTAAATATCAAGAAATGGGTACATTGTAACATAATATTACCTGTTTGCTAGGGGAAAACTGCGGGGTTCTCTAGGAACCGGCGATAGATATGGCAGTCGGATCCAAGCCCATCCGAGCAGAAGTGTTAGTGGACCATCTATTTCCTTACAGTTATAGCGAGATGCCCTGCATAATGCCCTATAAAGGTGTGCAAGGCATGCCGAGCCCCAACTATACTGTCCAATATTGACAAAGTCACGTAACAAGGGTAGAAATTTCCAATGAACACCTGCTCCTGACTTATCCCCAAGCAGGATGGTTCCAAGCAGCAACATAATGTGGCACCTAACATACCTCTGTATATTTATTTCATCAGTTAGTTCTATATTCTCTTTTACATTCCTCAGCCACGTGAGTTTTATGCAGCTAGATCTACAGTCCTCCCTTCGCGGTGCAACGCCAAACTCAAGCAAACACTCAGCCTCCAAGGCTTCAAAACTACTCATAGTCATACCTGTTACTGGAAGACCATCTGTGGGAAGACCAAGAATTAAAGCTACATCTTCAAGTGTCACAGCGCATTCACCAATGGGAAGGTGGAATGTATGTGTGTCTGGGTGCCAACGTTCGATTAGAGCATTTACCAACGCTTTCTGACACTGCACTATCCCAATCTGAGACGCATGATAGAACCCGGTAATTCGCAAATGATCCTCCACCCTATCGTTGTACCGATCCGGAGGAAGCGGATGGTTACATGTCAACAttcttgaactctacaaaaaaaCATAACAACTTACCAGTCAGATAATTAACAATTACTAACTTACCATCATCAATCAATTTATTGAATCCTTATACAACtaattcttctaataacttctaaaATTATGTAATTAATCCTAAAAATTATTCATAATTGCAAATGAAACTCATTACAAACACATATATTCCTAATCGATATTCTCAACAATATTACAACATCtacaataaaatttaatttaattactcttTTCTTAAACATTTTTTTCCTCTGTATAAAAAAATAGTAACAATGAGTATATCCCATCATTCATACTCTAATAACGGTAATAATTAGCTTcctaataataattactaaaattaaaaatatttcaattttctcaataaaataattataacatGGATTAATTAAAATAACGCTACTAATCATTCAGCATTACAACTTTATTGTACTAACAATAAAATTAACATTTAACCAAAATCAAAAACAGTTATATTAACTATTTAAAAACACATTTAAATAAGATTGACTTacatataatatattaaaaaaaataaaaaaatttacattaTCTACTGCATATTACAGCCAataaaacaaaacataacaaCATCATAATCGTAAAAGATNNNNNNNNNNNNNNNNNNNNNNNNNNNNNNNNNNNNNNNNNNNNNNNNNNNNNNNNNNNNNNNNNNNNNNNNNNNNNNNNNNNNNNNNNNNNNNNNNNNNNNNNNNNNNNNNNNNNNNNNNNNNNNNNNNNNNNNNNNNNNNNNNNNNNNNNNNNNNNNNNNNNNNNNNNNNNNNNNNNNNNNNNNNNNNNNNNNNNNNNNNNNNNNNNNNNNNNNNNNNNNNNNNNNNNNNNNNNNNNNNNNNNNNNNNNNNNNNNNNNNNNNNNNNNNNNNNNNNNNNNNNNNNNNNNNNNNNNNNNNNNNNNNNNNNNNNNNNNNNNNNNNNNNNNNNNNNNNNNNNNNNNNNNNNNNNNNNNNNNNNNNNNNNNNNNNNNNNNNNNNNNNNNNNNNNNNNNNNNNNNNNNNNNNNNNNNNNNNNNNNNNNNNNNNNNNNNNNNNNNNNNNNNNNNNNNNNNNNNNNNNNNNNNNNNNNNNNNNNNNNNNNNNNNNNNNNNNNNNNNNNNNNNNNNNNNNNNNNNNNNNNNNNNNNNNNNNNNNNNNNNNNNNNNNNNNNNNNNNNNNNNNNNNNNNNNNNNNNNNNNNNNNNNNNNNNNNNNNNNNNNNNNNNNNNNNNNNNNNNNNNNNNNNNNNNNNNNNNNNNNNNNNNNNNNNNNNNNNNNNNNNNNNNNNNNNNNNNNNNNNNNNNNNNNNNNNNNNNNNNNNNNNNNNNNNNNNNNNNNNNNNNNNNNNNNNNNNNNNNNNNNNNNNNNNNNNNNNNNNNNNNNNNNNNNNNNNNNNNNNNNNNNNNNNNNNNNNNNNNNNNNNNNNNNNNNNNNNtaatctatttttttatttatcaactgCATTTTTTACCAACAATCACCATCATAATAATTAAAttcttaatattaataattataaatataactaaatttttaaaacttaaaaataattaaaaaatacttACATAATCAAGATCACTGAGATAATGAATAATATGCAGCTCAGATCGATTAACATCtttgattttgtattttttggACATTGTTAATGCTCCTCCACCATGCAAAGCCCAGAGAAAggaagagaaaggaagaagaaggagactGTGAGAGTGAAAGGTGTGTGAGTGTGTCTTCGGATGGTGAGAGAGTGGCTTCTTTGTGTGTTTTCTAGGGGCACCGTTCCTGGATCAGCGGGGATGCGACGCGTGTTCCTCCTCCCAGCCAACTCGGACCGTGCGATTGGGTACAGCAGAAATCGGACGGTGCGTGATCCTAGCCAACTCGGAGGGTCCGAGTTCTACTCCAAGCAGATACAAATGCAACGAACTCGGACCGTGGGTATTGTTTCTGCACTCGGAGGGTCCAGAGTTCTTAGTTCCCTGAACCCACATCTTGGTTAGACACCTACCACCCCCATATCATTCTCATACACCATCATCGTtccaatatcaaaattaaaaagcggACACATGATGTGTTAGGTGTCTTGACACGTCAACTAATCATCTTGTGACACATTGTATTAATGTACCACGTCATCATGTCACGTGACACTTAACGTGATATGTCATCATCTAATTAACGGAAAGACCAATTTGACTCACGTTTTATTTTTCAAAGgctaatataactaaaaaaatcaTTTAAGGACTAATTTAAAGAATGAGTGATATTTCAAAAAGGAATTTAACTATTAATTCAAAAAGCATAAATATAATTGAGTTGAATTGGtacaatttaaatataaaaaaatgccCAAACTAATTAAAATCTAATCAGATCGGTTTAAACTAGATtcagtatattttttatttagattCGAATTAATCTAGTTCGACTAAAAATCAGCTAGAATTAGTTCTAGTATTCAGATACccgattaaaataaaaaaaaaagtaaataataaaaaattatagaaaagtgATGAAAAATGCTAtaaatacttaaaaaaaaa is from Arachis ipaensis cultivar K30076 chromosome B01, Araip1.1, whole genome shotgun sequence and encodes:
- the LOC110265567 gene encoding serine/threonine-protein phosphatase 7 long form homolog, which codes for MSKKYKIKDVNRSELHIIHYLSDLDYSSRMLTCNHPLPPDRYNDRVEDHLRITGFYHASQIGIVQCQKALVNALIERWHPDTHTFHLPIGECAVTLEDVALILGLPTDGLPVTGMTMSSFEALEAECLLEFGVAPRREDCRSSCIKLTWLRNVKENIELTDEINIQRYVRCHIMLLLGTILLGDKSGAGVHWKFLPLLRDFVNIGQYSWGSACLAHLYRALCRASRYNCKEIDGPLTLLLGWAWIRLPYLSPVPREPRSFPLANR
- the LOC110265565 gene encoding uncharacterized protein LOC110265565, with the translated sequence MSDRVLLKIYYFGQILLQTSEGVKFICENSLDIVIPFIISFEELKGVICEKIDSERARKISCILYRYPIPVFGGFVQYQTKYVTDEASMQEMFSMYIENRSQISFIELYVEFEQSEVDRNIVREDYNSDSEEEFESNYEFVAPNGEEDQDDGTMAPDVTEVANALANEVPFEEPSFMRVLDLEAMHVPEFPEYMTAEIPIVEDGEFRVGMEFSSREAVIKAVKDYSIRRSVDYRLFESEPLTFYAKCTQYGKGCDWLIRDHLKLDSITIAEAIKPLVEADPSLKVKSVIAEVQSKYNYTVSYRKAWLAKQKAVEKIFGGWEASYEALPIWFEAMCHKEPSAVVHFETMPAYQGDELVGDIRVMHRVFWSYYPCIRAFRHCKPIVQVDGTHLYGKYKGCLLVAVSQDGNNNIVPIAFAIVEGETSDAWHFFLSNLRQHVVTRDGVGLISDRHESINAAVERSNGAWSPPRAFHMFCIRHIESNFLRKFKAPYLQKLVVNIGYSRTVREYEVRYQRLRERGEAYTNWLNRIPREQYALAFDGGYRWGHMTTNLVECINSVLKGARNLPITALVKATFYRLNELFTRKRAEAEARINAGHVFSEVVTLKLHANQLTSGNIQVSCFDRQNEVFEVREMPSGLEFAVDLHGLRCDCGEFQVDRIPCSHVFACCANQRLDWQLYVHDVYKMDQVRRVYRARFRPLGNPATWPAYNGPRFIPNPYLRRVTKGRPRMTRFLNEMDTRMLRRPRRCTLCGAEGHSRSRCRQTAGPYTNRGAP